The segment CTCACAGTTTTGGGGTAGAATACATCTAAAGCatgttaaacaaaacaaacatttttaataaatcaCATTCACTAGcatcatatttatttagaaagaAGAAAGACTTGGGTAACAAAATGACTTAAAGTGAATAATCAAACTACCAACTTAATGATACAAATTTCATGAATTTGAGTCTTTTAACTCTGAATCAGAATTTTTCTTAATAAGAAAGATGATTCTTTCATGAGTAGTTCCATGAGATCTTTTACATTGTTTATAATAGGTTTAAATTTTATACATTATATGAAAAGTTCAGACATTTGATTAAACATTAATGCTAAAATATGTTGCCAACCATTGCTTAAATGTAATAGAGATTGAGCTAACATAGCACTAGAGTTCTGGAAATACTAATAGGATTTAATAACAATgaattatgttttaattttgattgctaatcaaatgaaataaaaatataattttgaagttaattattattgtaattttcATCACTGCTAATGGCAAAACAATTTCTAAtgaataaaaatgatttttaagaTACGTCAGTTAGAAGGAGAGAACAGCAAGCTAAGGTTAGATGTTCATCATTATGATGATAGTAGGAAGCTGTTAATTGATGCTGCTGATTTAGACTCATTGGCCAGACCAGAACTTCAAGCAAGATATGGTAACTATCAAAACACATAgcctaataataaaaatagctcATCATAATAATAAATGCAGAATCTAGTAGTCTTTATTAGCTATACCTATTTACAATAAAATGTGTTTTGCTATAATTctcctattttttttctttctaatcctcatcctttttttttctgtctttctctgacACTGTGTGTATTTGTCTTTTGTTGCATGTATCAATTTTGAATGAAAATGTCCTCCCCACAGCAACATTAAGACAAAAGTTGGCAGCACAaacaacagagctcaaggagtACAAAACTAAAGTACAGAAACTACAGAATGAACTTATTAAGGTAGGATCCAATTAGAGTTTAAAATTGTTCAACCTAAATACAATATCTAAACATAGGTcaataaagaaacaatatatttttatgtcatAAAGACCATTTGTAAATATCTTTAATTTTACAACAGTtgtagatttgttttatttaataatgaaaaCTTACCAACCACTtctatataaagaaatgttttagaatatttttgccagaacaatttcaaataaattttcttcaacTTGCTCGAAAcactctttaaacaaaaattcatatataatatatatattatatatattaaaaaagggTTAAAACAATGCACAACATGTTGTTGGttgaacttttattttattgtttgtttctaGAAAAACGACAAagaaaaagattatttaaaaatgtccCACGCACATGCCTCACAACAGGAACTCCTACAAAGACTTCAGGACAAAGTGCAGAAATTGAGGAAAGTGGAAGAAACATGCAGGAAACAAGAGAAAGTCATTGAAAAACTGGAAAGTGTGCTGTACAAATTGAAGGGAAAATCAAATAAAGGTTCACAACTTTGCCTGTAATAGCAATATAtgcatgtgtatatatatgaagaaaaaataattccGTTATTCTTCCTACTTTCATCCACAAATCTTGGAagtaaattttgattttgtcatggagaaaaaaattctagtTAATaaaagcattagaaaaaaaaaagattttacatgaaattatttaaatattaaatgtaatgaaaataagtttataatgaaaaacatttttcccACTAAGGTTAAAGGTTACATATTGCATAAAGATGAGTAATATTAACTAGGCTATAAATATCTATGTAGCTGAGCTAAAAGTTGGCTTACACTTCAAAGATGTAAAATATACTCATGTGTAAGTTTTGGAATGTTTAGTTTATTTCATAGATCAATTTTGTTACATAGACCACGAGTTTTTACTGGGATTTGATTCAAACTGAGATGTGTCCACTGAGCGACTATTCACATATAgccctccccccacacacacaaatccacaaaggaaataaaacatTCTATAGCATGGAGCCCACTCAATAACAGGTTCAAAAACAATATTTCTCATGGTCCATACAATCAGTATCTTCAAAGTAAAATGTAATTGCTGTTACTAAGATATCCTATAATTAACATTTACCTGTGACCTGTACAGATGGAGTTATGAATGAAGCACAAACAGCTCTAGCTGATGAGAACAGGAGATTAAGAGAACAAATAGAAGACATGAAAGTAAGTCAGTAACGTTTAATATAGAGTTCTGGCAAGGACCATATATCATGCTACTTGTAATTTACAATCCTCCTTATACACTAAACAAAacctttttaaaagaattttttgtcaaataaaataattgttactAACTGAACTGGTGCTTTTGCTATGTCAACAATGCATCTGCTAGAGACTGAACTGGCTTAGGGTTTACAATTTGggttaaagttatatttagtatttggTTGAAGATGGCTGTAGGTCTAGTAATGTTGGAGTAGACTTTAATTTGTAGGTATTTGTTGCTCATTAGGTCTATATGCATAACTCTGCCTTCTTGTTTTCTGCCACCCTCTTAAAgtcattccatttttttttcatatattagTTTTATACCATCAAATATAATGCTtcttgctatatatatatattttttgttctctcCTTAGGATCAAATGGCGAGAGCAGGGATGGCAGGGGGAGATGAATTGGAGAAATTGGAACTTTACCAGGCCCTTGAGCGTGCTGAGGGGAGAATTATGTCCCTCGAAAGACAGGTACATTCCTTACCTTTCCTATAAGAACTTTACAGACTTTCATCTGTTATACTAAACACATACTCTTGTAATAATAGAATCCCCTAAAATCATAAATCTGTGTCTATATTAAGCTACTTGTAATTTACAATCCTTTTTATATACACTAAACCTAAGCaattttaacaaacaacataagGATTATATTATGTATAGTTCTTCAGAATTTGCATTAGTGTAAGCATAGGCTACTCAGGTGAATCTATAATGAGAGACTGAATTTATAAATTAAGAACTTACTTCCTAATATTATGTGAAAGAATGGTATGCTATAGATCCACTGTTACCAACAATTGACAAGCTAGCATGTCCAATAATATGtgtattatattattgaatTAGTTAGCAAGATCCCAGTATTTCTCTGCCACAAAATCATTCACAAATCACAATTTTATGCAGTTAGGGAAAGAGAATGGTGTGGAGAAGAAGAAATTAGATGTCATAATTATAAATGGCTGGAATCATCTGCTAAGTTTACTGATTTCCTTGCAAGTTTGTACAAGAGCATCAATGAATCTCATAACAATACTGTTCTTAAAACAGTCACAAAACCACACAAGATAATGTAGAAACTCCTAACTCATATTCACCAAGATGCAGATTCCTTAAATTCCTCCTGAATAAAAATATGAGTCTTCAACTTCATAAGCCTTTTAACAAGTGACTCGAATAAACATTCAATCCCAAAACATTAGTTTCTTGAGAAAAGAAGAATTTGACTTTGACTCAACCTGAGTCGGCGTTAACAATTTACGTAATGGATTAATAACTAGAGATAGGACAGTATGAATATAAGTATGGGAAACAAATAATATGATAAAATGATGACTATTGTGAATGGTGGAGTTGAGAGCAAAAAGTTTAGTCTTGTAATAACTGTTTAAATGGTTATTACTAAATTGTAAAGAAGTACGATTGATTGACATGTGCGTGTTTTGTAATCATAAACTTGGCTTTTCAGTTAGTATTTTAGTAACTTGTGAAAGAAGATTCAGcatattaaaatgtttgtagaaTAGGCTGAAAATAATCCAGACAGGAATACTGGCAAGGTTTCATGTTTAAGACTGTTATTGAAGTTTGTTGATGAGGGAATAACTTTTAACAAGTTTTTATCCCTGATAAATTAATGTATTGCAGGAGCTTTGATGTTGCTACCTTTTCAAGTAATATACTTCACTCTTTTAATTGTTCCAAATCATTTCAAAATCATGTAATTAAGGTTGTGGGCTGGTTGGTATTgtgattttgacacccagtctgCTCCTGTTTATTACAAAGTTCATTATTGTGACTTGATTTGATAGCGAGTGAGAGTGAATgtgtataattattatattattgtcttcacatataattattatattattgtgttaACATGTTACTGTCAATTACGTGCAATTGTTTAGGAAAAATCTAGaattcattaaattaaaattagttttataatAGCAATGccttttattaatattttttttttgtgtgtgtgatttgaGTAAAGCAGTATTTAGTTGTTCACTTCCAATGAATTAATGCAGTATTAATATGATTTATATTTCCTTAAACTGTTTTCTGTTTTAGCTGCAAGACAATGCCAGGAACTGGGGTAAAGAGAGAGCAGATTTAAATATCAGAGCTAATGAAGCAGAACATGGTTTTGGCAGAACAGGTGGCATGGTGTTACATGACTATCCTGTCTTGGTAAGTAAATGTCCATAAACATTTCATGTATACAACTGGCAATGGGCTAttgataaatattgaaatactACCATGCATACATATAATGATCTGGTAATACCAATGTACCAATACCAATGTACCAATATaacttataaatagatagatacaaatcaaatttaagtttttaaattagaaagaTATAGTTTTACTCATAGATGAATATAGCCaaacacatagatctagattgttgaTGATTCATTAATTTATATGGCTTTACACAAAGATTCTTATGTTCAGAGTAAAAtataaagaatttaatttactaaatctGACACATTaataaaactttgaaatttttaatcaattcaaTTCTTTTCATCAAgaatgaagattattttaaaacaagcttACTTTTGGATAACTTTTTTAGCCACAATAAAGTTTTGTTACATAAGACTCCTTCTAATATCTCTAAATCTAAGgtataacaaaaacattttttgttctcaTTTCATTATGATGTTCACCGTGTATAAAAAGCTAACTCTTTCCATTCAGATGTAGATATCtaaatatacataaatttattttatttatcttattaTACACTGATTAAAACTGAGTTGGTTTTAATTTTTTCCTAGGAGTCAGCTTACAACAGAACATATTCTAGACTTGGGCCACTGTTAAGATAAAAGTTTCCTACAGATGTGACATTTGAGAGAAATTGGTGAGAGAGATTGCAAGTCTTCTGTTTTATTGATCTCAAAGTTGATTGTTAAGATCAGAGATCTTTTAGTATGTGATGAATGTTCACAAATCTCTgtgatattttagttttaattactTTGTCCATTACCtgataaacattaaattaaGCATGATTTAAAGTTTTCTTACACATTGACCCAAGCTATTCATCAATGTCTCTTTCTTGCACATTGACCCCAAACATATTCATCAATGTCTCTTTCTTGCACATTGACCCCGAACATATTCATCAATGTCTCTTTCTTGCACATTGATGATAACATATTTATCGATGTCTCTTTCTTGCACATTGATGATAACATATTTATCGATGTCTCTTTCTTGCACATTGACCCCGAACATATTCATCAATGTCTCTTTCTTGCACAATGATGCTAACATATTCATCAATGTCTCTTTCTTGCACATTGATGATAACATATTTATCGATGTCTCTTTCTTGCACATTGATGATAACATATTTATCTATGTCTCTTTCTTGCACATTGATGCTAACATATTCATCAATGTCTCTTTCGTGCACATTGATGCTAACATATTCATCAATGTCTCTTTTGTGCACATTGATGCTAACATATTCATCAATGTCCCTTTATACCAGTTTTGACTTGCAGATAAGAGCAAGCTGAAAGTGTCCATTTAATAGCGTTAAAACAAATGTGATATTATGGACTAACAAATGGAAAGGTATCATTCTTTCTACAGTGGGCAGTCTAAATTGAAAGGCAGGGGTGTAGCAGACCATGGTGAAAAAAGGTTTATCACACTATCTCAcaaccaatagaaagaaaaaatagaaaaagacaGTTCACCAATTGTCACATATAAATGTTATCAACAAATAAATGTGTGTGCAAAGAACAGTCTGGTTGAAGAAGAGAGCAGTCAAGAGAGAAATAGATTCTGTGCTCATGATACAAAGCAAAtcaaatttaaacattaaaacattaaagcattatctaattgatttgtgttcatatatttacatatacatgaTTAGATTGGATACAGAATGAGATAGTTTAAAAAGTATTACTAATTTCATAGTTTCCATCAGTTGATATAGTgaattttgaaaagaaataaacaattatttagggGTTTTAAGAGTCAACATTATCCACTTAAAGGAAGCCAGCAAAGTCTGAACTCATTTTCTGTGAATAGTAATGTATGAAATGCTCTGTGTAATAGCAAGAATAATGTCACACTATAAAATCATTCTTTGAACTAAAACTTAGTGGATTGAAAAAGTAAGACGAAACATTCATTGTTATGTTCAACTTCTGCCACAAATCTCTTGGTACTAACCATGGAGAGTTCTGGTTTGAAAAACATAGCTAGTCagtgccttttttttatttgaaactaaatttatgatttttttgacTTGCTACTTTTATCTTTAAATTTTGACATTCTTGGAATCATTGCTTTGTATGACCTAGATTTGAATGACATTgttctttagtctattacatGATTATTTCATTGACTTATAcacatttataaacaaaactaaagctTCACCTAATAATAGTTCTACTTGTACTGGCAATATGTAATATTCCTGATTAGACTTTTACGCCACTAATAATAATAggtacaaattacaaaaaaaaaatacttcagttGAACAAAGTACATTGTACATTTTTCTATTCatcacttttgttttttcaatgtattttgtCTTCATAAGActttatttattggattacaATTTCTAGCAGTGACTTATAAGttaggttttctttttcttttcttgtttttgtctGCAAGTATGATTTGTTCATATTCATCAAACTTTTAAATTGTCTCATTTTGGACTAAATTTAAACCAGAAGAGTCAGTTTCATCACCTACTTGTTTTTGTCAAATATAATGTGGACAGATAAATGTATGTCATATTTATTGAGATTTAGTCATGCAATAATACTTTATAGTTGTAGAATTATCATTTTGTAgaaatgttatataaaaaactttattataattgtatgtatgttatggTAACTCTTGTTATCATGTCATTGGAATGATCTGCATGATTTGCTGTTTGAATGTATTTAATGTTAGACCAAGTTTTCAATTGTACGTGTAATAATATGAAAAAGTAAATGtgccccggttcagaagccaagcgcttcattGCTCAGCCACCAAGCCTTATGTACAATTGTTTATCTTTTACTGTACAGAAATAAAAGCATCTAGAACAGAACATGTTGAGGCCAGGTTTCTAGTTCAGTGTTTGATTCAAAattttctttcaccagattttTCTCCCTTGAGCTATAAACAGTTTTCACGTTCTGGTGCTAGACTATTGCTGTGGGACTAGAcatttacttagacttaggtcctcccgcgtcgttcggcgcattgggcggcaagctgtctccataatgatctgtcactggcaatgtctgaagcctcctcctaGACATTGAGttccaaagaaacagaaaatcTGAAGAATTTCTGTTCATAAATGATCCACTTTCAGGTGTTTAGACAACATTATTACAATCGATATATAGTTAGGCTCACAAGTAATACAATATAGGCCCATTGTTTTTCTAACCAAAGAAAATTCTATTACATAGGACACTAGGGAGTAGTCAATTACTGAGTGGTGGAATGATTGTCTGATTGTATTTTATACTCTCTCGACTTTCGATGACCCCGTGTTTGCACCCAGCCCGCCGCCCTTAAGGATGTTTGGGCTAAGACATAACTTTTCTGACACTAAAAATTCGTAAACTTACAAGTGGAAATCAATGTCTACAATACAAACTTCTGTCATGTCACACGGGCATTCAAATTTGTCATGCTAACAATTCAATTTTTCACGAAAtcagtctttaaaaaaagtttctcaATATAACTTAAAGATATAACATCACAAAGATCTATCTCAAACaaaagatctatttctagaagAATAGAGCCTATAACCAGGGGCGAACTGGGCATGTGGGCCGGCACCCTAATGGCTTAGCGTCGAATAGGCGCTTGGAATCGCGGTAACTACcgaaaatacacaaaaagatttttagaatatttagaaaagattttttacAGATTTCGAAGTGTCTAAAAATTCTCTGCAATAATGTTAATAACTTCAATCCGTTTACCCTGCTTCAATCCCTTAAAAGCatacataataaatattaactctttctctccctaattACTTTTCCTCGATtcgacggaattcttcatttgtaaCATGACTATTTCACTagcctgttatgattaagcttcaataactttgttgtttattatccaaaaatgttttatttagtatagaattaaagggcaATGCATGATCTttttacatgacaaaaaaaaaaaacaacgtttataaaattaaacattaattttatttaatgaggtcaaatcaacgatgggatcgtcaattaggagagaaagagttaacaaacaACTCAGGGCATCTGTTTTTATAACCAAAGATAAGAAGTATCTTTAGTCCGAACATACTGGTGTCAAAAGATTCAAATTAGCTAAAGGCCAACTGAAGAGATAATTTGTTTACGAAATTGAGTTAGTTATTGATTTCCATAGTAAAAAAGCTCGGACACATTGAGTACTTCCACAGAAATACTTTACGTTACGTACATGGCGCTTTCATGCGTTCAATTATCAGTGCATTATGTCACTCACCACATGACATGTACGAATGAATACCTTTTGAGGTGGTAAGTAATTCGTGAGCAGGATATTTGGTAACGGCAGGGCCGATTTAGACACCCTGTCCGCCCCTGGAAATAGCAACATAAAGTAATATCTCAAAAGTCataaccatgggcgtagccggagGGGGGGTCGGGGTTCAAAgaggatcggaatttagtgactgattttgttgctttgattctgtttattttaggtgagattgtaatactaaaccatcacttgccccagcgcagcgaAGGgcattttgagtttaaaactcctacCAGTGGGTTTTGCAGTCAAATCCTcctcttatataaaacaaaaccaaaaataaggttacaaagacagtttgtgtggaaacacaaactcaaaatcggcccccgaagtggtccacccaggtaggtaaaaaggcaagtattaatattttcagaaagagcatcagaattaaattctatcaaagacaaatgatggagaaagaaggttggcagatctgtgtggtgccccatcggtccagcagaccaaaggataggtgaaagtgaatgtgaaattgtctaactgatgtcttataataagtatctaattgttttgtaaacggtcatctcttattcaaatcctgaAACACTGTAccagcactgcagttcacgcgataatatgaaaacctacttatcaattgttgttttaaattatgtccaacttatatgcatactaaatagatttttttctcttaaaaaaaagtaaacattatttttggataAACGTAGTTATTATGACAGAatttacataacgtagcaatacaaatgttgaaaaaaataatttaaaaaaaaagtctaaaaccatttgcataaatgtgttaaaaatatgtttagtgTATGTTTTCCCTGCTAAAAAGCCTCCTgtgtttttactattaatagtgaatagttgtaaaagtggtgtatttttatgaaaaaaaaaactgcttgcataggtgatttaaaaaattagattttttgcttttagtaaagaaaaaagtagctgtttgcatcagaactttgaatggactaaaatagtatgatgtcggattttcactatcttttctagtttacgagatctaaacgggacggacagacatttcacacaaaactaatagcgtcttttccgcTAAAAaggcaaacgacaatccccaaattccaagagcaaagcttaaggaagattttgattttaaacccccctccaaaatttaagataaaaccccaacttcaatataagactacccatacatcagtcaccagattctatgagcgtagtccaAAGGGGTTTGGTGTTTAAAACCCTCCCTTCAGTGGGGTTtagagctaaaaaccacctcttcaatataaaaaaagcagaCTACACACTCAGAAATCTATAAGCTTAGCGAAagaggttttaagtttaaacccccctacagcggggtttgaagctaaaaaaatacctcttagTATATAGTATAAAACCCCCTAAAATGATTTTTacgataaaacttccttttcctatataaaatctaaagcaaactacagtcacctaattccaagatcgtagccaagagaggttaattttttttaccagtggctgggttccattaataaagtgtagtgaatagtcatatgtcgaaattgaaaaagactaaatgtggctcaacaaaggtAGCTAAGAAGAAtattaggagtcagttatagagatcgggtctcaatcaaggaaatcctatgccgaactggcagtcgacaccttagtaaggttgtgacagagcgtcgcatgaggtttgcggaacatgttctccaacaaaatgaattacgcataataagagttgcgatgacatggaggccattacgtgGAAAgagcaaacagggacatcctagtacaacatggcgccacactttcatggaggttctcagaacaggtgggaagaggcttcggacattgccagtgacagattattgtggaagcagcttgacggcaaatgcgccgaacgacgttGGAGGATCAGCACATAAggtttttagaaataaaactttttaatagcaggagaatgcactgtagatacctcagaataatatgtattttgttgactttcaataccggaaatagtgtttGGCTCTCAGAgctccccccagacccccttgctgccAATGGcgggggagtctacaatttatCCACTATTTCCAGTAAGAACCTAttcaataaacgtcttccaatagaatgaaggatcagaatgtaataaagattaattatgtgcacacacacacacacacacacacacacacacatatatatatatatatatatatatatatatatatatatatatatatatatatatatatatatatatatatatatatatatttgcggTGGGTGGGGCGAAAAATCCCaccccacacaaaaaaaaatcctggctacgcccaagGTCAAAACTGATTTCTTCACTAGCCCTACTCTTGAATCTGTCATGACTTATTTGTTTACTAGCCCTACGCTTGGTTTAGGTAATTATCTCCTTCTGTCTCTTGACCGtatcttcttttttatatttgagaCTTGTCACATAAAAAGAACAGACATGTTTTAATCTGTGTAGTCTATCTGGCTGCCTGTCTGTCATTTTCTGCCCTTCATCCTCAGCCTGCCCCCAATTTTATTGTAAGTCAGAGAAAATGTATTCATCTTGGAAGAGACTAGTCTTTCTCTTTGAACacaaaatagaatttaaaacaaGAGGATGGCTAATGAGAGCACTATAATAAAACCATTTTAGATTCTAATGTAGAAACATGTCACAAATACAATAATAACATCATTATTGTTATATAAATGGATCAATATATTACATAAtgagttttattattttaaaattaatactttttatttcaattaaatttgtttgcattttGTGAATGCTCTTTATACCTGTTGTGTTGCCTCCTAGGATTGCCTCATAGTGTAGAGGctctttaaatatttggtaaataaAATCTCATCTAATGTTAACCATTTGCATTtggaaaacataaaaacaaattcgtTTGTCCATCGTCCAGCTTGTATCTTCAGTTCTGCATTTAAATTCTGAACTTTGCTACAAAAAGTTCGAACTCGGCATAAGACAGATTGGAATTCTTTGACTTCTTCTGGAAGGCCAAGTTCTTTAGACATGATTTCCTTGAGCCTCTTTAAGAAGTGCTGGTATAGCAAGATATCCGCAGTGGACACTTGAGCATGCTGAGTTCTCTGAGAGTCGGAGAGCCTTTCCAAAACCTGCCGCGACTCGTTgctttctagtttcttaaaGTATAAAATGTCCGACGTTGACCAGCGCAACTTTCTCTTTAAGACAATGAGAGATTCGTCAAAGTAGTCGGTAATAAGAACCAGATCAAACCGCTTCTCTGTCAGTGAGATGAAGATATTTATGTAAGCTAGGTCATTGAACCCGTGAGATAGATCGTAACCTAGATCCATTGACTGACGATTGTTTGTGTATGAGCTATAACCATTGGCTTCGTATTTTTGTGGATTTTCGAGAAAGGTTTTTAATGGATCGTCAGAAATGATATTAGACAAATAAGTGAAATTATTATTTCTGAAATAAACGAAAGATGAAATGAACTGTTTTAAAGGTTCTCGCAATGAAGTGAACCTGAAAGTGTCGTTATGAAGGTAGGTGAAAATGTCTTCGCTATAGACGTGATGCGTGAACACCATGTCATATTTGGTAACACCCGGGAAGATCATAACTTGGCTGGAGTGAAAGGGGGGACGTTGGTTGATGTGGAGGTCAGAGGGCATTAGTGCTGTCAGCTCGTGAGCCCTGCAGTACTCAGCCAGTATGGAGTAGATGGTAGTGCTGCCAGTCTTGTGG is part of the Biomphalaria glabrata chromosome 2, xgBioGlab47.1, whole genome shotgun sequence genome and harbors:
- the LOC106055749 gene encoding galactose-3-O-sulfotransferase 2-like gives rise to the protein MIMDKLWGYWRRCCVVILIALTTLYLFTSRYSFLDRQPWNEISSRNKLKSTPQQHIYYLKNHKTGSTTIYSILAEYCRAHELTALMPSDLHINQRPPFHSSQVMIFPGVTKYDMVFTHHVYSEDIFTYLHNDTFRFTSLREPLKQFISSFVYFRNNNFTYLSNIISDDPLKTFLENPQKYEANGYSSYTNNRQSMDLGYDLSHGFNDLAYINIFISLTEKRFDLVLITDYFDESLIVLKRKLRWSTSDILYFKKLESNESRQVLERLSDSQRTQHAQVSTADILLYQHFLKRLKEIMSKELGLPEEVKEFQSVLCRVRTFCSKVQNLNAELKIQAGRWTNEFVFMFSKCKWLTLDEILFTKYLKSLYTMRQS